A stretch of Arachis hypogaea cultivar Tifrunner chromosome 15, arahy.Tifrunner.gnm2.J5K5, whole genome shotgun sequence DNA encodes these proteins:
- the LOC112751995 gene encoding uncharacterized oxidoreductase At4g09670 — MAEEASPVRFGIVGCADVARKVSRAITLAPNATIVAVASRSLDKATKFAASNGLPPNAKVYGSYEGVVEDPEVDAVYMPLPTSLHVKWAVLAAQRKKHILLETPVALSVSDLDKILEACRSNGVQFMDDTMWLHHPRTTKMFHFISDPNHFGRLQSVHSTFSYGVTPYFLENDIRVKPDLDALGALGDIGFYCIGTILWASNYELPKTARALHKPTYNDAGVILACAASLSWEDDKVATFYCSFLSDMSMDIVAMGTKGSLRVHDYAIPNQEKEAKFSTSSNSDWVELSIGWAPNPSEHVVHTDLPQEALLISEFARLVGAIKYNNSKPEDTWPTISRKTQLVVDAVKASIDNGLEPVQIQD, encoded by the exons ATGGCAGAAGAAGCAAGTCCAGTACGATTTGGAATCGTTGGTTGCGCTGACGTGGCTAGGAAGGTCTCCAGAGCCATAACTCTCGCTCCCAACGCCACCATCGTCGCCGTCGCAAGCCGTTCCCTCGATAAAGCCACCAAGTTTGCAGCCTCCAATGGCCTCCCACCCAATGCTAAG gTTTATGGTTCATACGAAGGGGTTGTAGAAGACCCTGAAGTTGATGCGGTTTACATGCCACTTCCAACAAGCTTACATGTGAAGTGGGCGGTGCTTGCTGCTCAGAGGAAGAAGCACATCCTGCTTGAGACTCCGGTGGCTCTCAGCGTTTCCGATCTCGATAAGATCTTGGAGGCTTGTAGATCCAACGGTGTGCAGTTCATGGATGATACCATGTGGCTGCACCACCCTAGGACCACCAAAATGTTTCACTTCATCTCAGATCCAAATCACTTTGGTCGCCTTCAATCG GTCCACTCCACCTTTTCTTATGGAGTTACTCCTTACTTTCTAGAGAATGACATTCGAGTGAAGCCAGATCTTGATGCTCTAGGTGCACTTGGTGACATTGGGTTCTATTGTATAGGCACAATTCTCTGGGCTTCAAACTATGAGTTACCTAAAACAGCAAGAGCATTGCACAAACCCACATACAATGATGCTGGTGTCATTCTAGCTTGTGCTGCTTCTCTATCCTGGGAAGATGACAAAGTAGCAACCTTCTATTGTTCATTTCTCTCGGACATGTCAATGGACATAGTTGCAATGGGGACAAAAGGGTCATTGCGTGTTCATGATTATGCCATTCCTAACCAAGAGAAAGAGGCCAAGTTTTCAACAAGCTCAAACTCTGATTGGGTTGAGCTTTCGATTGGCTGGGCTCCAAATCCAAGTGAACATGTAGTTCACACTGATCTCCCTCAAGAGGCACTTTTGATTAGTGAATTTGCACGTTTGGTTGGGGCAATTAAGTACAATAACTCAAAACCGGAGGATACGTGGCCCACTATTAGCAGGAAAACACAACTGGTTGTGGATGCTGTGAAGGCTTCAATTGATAATGGTCTTGAGCCTGTTCAAATTCAGGATTAA